Genomic window (Psilocybe cubensis strain MGC-MH-2018 chromosome 1, whole genome shotgun sequence):
ATTTCCCTTTAACTGTGAGttcattttattcttttttggTACCGCTGTAAGATTGAGTTTCCACCAGGGTTATACTGAGGTTCGCTACGATGAAGAGCGCAAACGTGTTGTCTACGAACCTCTCCAACTTACACAGGCATTCCGGTATGTTCCTCAAGGCCTGGGAGGTTATCGCAAGCTCATTAGCACCATTGTTTTAGCAATTTCGAGTCGTTATCGCCATGGGAGCAAGTCGGAGATGGCACAGCGGGTCGCCGCCCCGACAATCTCAAACCCCTGCCTCCGCCGAAATCAGAGGAGGTCAAGAAATAGATTACTTTGTGTTCTTCCAGACCAAAATATAGATCTTGTTATCCTAAGGCAGATCACAATAATTTCATTACCATCGTTATCATGAGGTTCCAGGGTCATTGCTATTAGTATATTGTACAGTGGGCATTTGGGGTGTCAAGGTTGATATATCAGGTGAATTATACAGCGAACCAGGCGGGGAGCACGAAGAGTCAAAAGAGGATCGAGTATATGCCAAATTGGGGACAAAAGTGTCAAGTTTTACACAGCGATTGTCGACCCTTCTGCTTTGTCTTCAGTCGAGTCAGTGCTCGCTGGTTCTTCGTTCAAACTATCAGCTTTGGAGGCCCACCCCATTCGTTCAACAACATATTCTTGCCCAATGACCTCCACCCCGATCCTCAACGAGTCGGCAATCAGGTCCTCGACCCAGTCATATTCATCCCACAGGGCAATCCATTTGCTTGGGACAGCCTGAGTAACTGTAACGTGGGTGAGCTTATGCTCCGGGTCATCGAGATAGATAAGGAACTGAAGGTATTGAGATGGTTCTTGCTTCGTCTCGGATTTCGTAGGTGGCTGCGAAAGGGTAGAGAAAAATGGTTGAATCCGGAGATATACATGGGAATATGTAGTGGCATTCGCTGAATTCTTAGTCGTGGACGTCGCTTTGTCATTTTTCTTGATCACATCTTCGATGTTTACCTGAAGGAGAATGTAAGAAATCATTAAGACAGATTGAAGAACAGATTTACCTGAGCAAGCTTCAGCGCTGCTTCGTAGCCGTCTACTGTATTTAGGTCACGTCCTTCACTTCCTTCTTTAGGTCGCGATTCGTTGCCTCGATTTACCACAAGGTCCCCACCCTCTACCTGTTCCAAGATCTGCCAAAAAATCATATCATTTTAACTGATGAATACGAGCGAGTAGTCCAAAGACCAACCCTAGCAAGAGCGCGATAGGCCAGAGGTTCAATACCTTCATATCCTTGCATATCATGGCTTAACCAAACCTGAATGACTTCATGTTCAGAGATGGGAGGAGCGACGACGTTGAGAATATCTGTTAGGGTAGAGAGACCGACACGCTTGAAATCTTGACCTGGATATGGCGAGATCAGACGGATCGCGTACGCCTAAACAGATTGAATACTGACCTAATTTATCAAGTTGCGCAGTCTTCGCATATTCTATGACCCCTTCTCCCCATTTCCGAGCTTGCTCGTTCTTTGGTAGATGTTTCACTTGCTCATCAACAACCGTCTTGGCCTGTTGAATGGCTGCAGAAGCAGATGACCACACtgatccccatccccatccccctGAGCTCGCTTGGGCTTGGGATTGAACAGAAGTCGTAGATTCAGATTTCTCCCTCGCACGTTGAGCATCGGAACTCGCGGTTCTATTCAACGAAGAGGTGGATGAAGATGCTGATGGAAGCAGGGAGGACCCCCCTCCCAACCGCACACGTTCGGTACTCTTTCTCAGCGTTGGTGTGCCAGAGCGAGAGATGTGAGCAGTGGTGGCTCTTGTTGGTTCTGTGCTCTTTTGAGTAATCTCGTCAAGAAAAGCAAGGACTTCAGCAGCCTCTCCTTCGTTTCCTGACCCAGGTGCTCCTGCCGCTGGTTGTGAGCCATTGTCGGCGCTGGCTACCTCAGGTGGCGGTGCGAAAGAATCAAGATCGTCGAGAAATTTGAGAGCCTCCTCCTGTTTAGATTTCTTAGATGCCATTTATGAAGCAAGAGTCGGACAGTGATGGTTCGAATGAAGGCAGTTTGGGTGGTATGGCCCAGGCGTCCAATTGCCATATATGGTAGCCCAAACATGTACGCTTTGCGTTCAAACCTATTCCTTTCCTCCACCATGGTCACTTTTCAGAAATTTTGGTTGCTCTGTTCCCTATTTCTTCGTTACCCTTCGAATTCTCTGTATATGAGAAGTAATAGGACATACCGGGCACGGATTATGTTTTCGAAGCAACCCAACACTCATGTCATCATTTTTAACTCTGGAATCAGAGTCGACTATCGCCCATGTGGTATCGCTTTAAAAACACATATACTGAGTACTGAGGTGATTTTACTACTAATCAGTTGCAATTTTATATCCTTGAAATCGCCGTGCAGCACAAGTGGATCCCCTTATTACTTCAATGACCGTGCCCCCTTCATGCGAAAATCTCTCCTTGAGGCTCGACCTGACCCTCGGAATAATTCCATCAAAGCCATTTCCGACCTTTACGGGAGACTATATTTTCTGTCTGTAAAGAAGCCAAATGTACAACGCAATTTGGGCAATGGGCGCCAGATTTCATGGGTCAGTCCTGGTTCGCCAAAGGTCAGTACGCCTTTTTTTCCCAAGCGTTATTAATGTATGAAGTTGGAATGTTCTGTAACAATTCGATCTCCACGGCCGACATCTGGCAACTCCGCCATGCGTCTTTTCATCCTTTTTCGCAATCATCCTTTACCAGATAAAGCCACAATCATATGGACGATATGCCAGGCATGATCTGAACTTATATTTGAACAGCCCGTTTATCTTTGGCCCATTTATTCCTCTATGAGCACTTACAACAGTTTGCAGAGGACTGGGCCCCTTGATGAACCACTAGTCGTTATCAGTACCACTGAAAGACCTGAGAACTCGCATTTCGGTTAACTTCGACCAATCAAGTCCTGCGTTCTACCGACTCTACTTCAGTTGTATTTATTTTCCTCATGGTTAATTGAACTTTAATAGAAGTGAACGACAAGCCAGGGCACTTCCTGTCTCGCCAATGAACTGCCTGTTAATACTTTTCGGGGACTTTAGGTATGCCTGCGGGCCGGGATGTACGATTCGCAACTTGTCCTCAAGTCTTGTTCTTTGAACTTTCCCCTCTTGACAAGTTCATTCCACATTGCACCAAACCACGGCTCGTTTCTTCACTGGGCGAAATTCATTAGATTGCGATCCAAATAAACCTACCATCCATGCACCTGTCATGCATATCACCATTCTCATCGATTCGCAGACATGGTATCACATCATTAGCCTTGTTATATCAGATAACAAGACTCCACAAATACGGTTGGAAAATGGCAGATGGCCGACGCACTTaaacattgttcaatttAAGAAACAACCAAAGACCTTTAAAAAGAACATACATCCATTCCGCTCCCATACATACTTCGTTTTCCTTCTTTTGACCCAATTCAGATCATCAAATACATAGATCCCACGATAGTTCTCCCAAAAAAGAGTCCGTTTCTTGCGAAAAAATCGAGCCTGTTTGGAAAGAAATGCTCGGATTTATACCTTTAAACGTGGTAATGACGAGCAGCTCAGTTCATTGCTATTGTTCTGTGGCATGTGTGGGCACGATTCAAATGAACACGAGGCAGACCACTCCCTCAGACCTTTACCACTGGGTTATACGTTGGTGGCATATATTGCTCCACTTCGTGTTTGGCTATTTATTGGTAATGCCCAGAGGCCAAAATGACTCGCGCATCTCTATGGTCAACTTTTCGACTGCGGTGGTATATACAATCTATTGGTACTCTAACAGTTAAGAAACTCAACTATCTTGCTTGCTAAAAACAGGTGGAACATATCAAGAATATATGATGTAAAACACTTTTGCTAAATGTTTTCGATGAACTTGGAAGTTTAAGGTGCCTCATCATTCATTTAAAGGCATCTGGTACCATATTAAGAGGATACTGACTTCCCCACTACTaaaatattttcaaaaaaaatgttTGGCATGGCTTTTAGAATATTAAAGAAAAGCGATAACTGGATGCTTTGTGCTCAACTGAACGGTACAACTCCGGTGACGCAGTTGCAGTCTCGTGCATGTGATTAATTCATTCGGACAAGTTACCTGCCGCTTGCTTGGAAGACGAACAACCTGCTCCGGAACCACCATCTAGTCTCTTCGCTGGCGACCAACTCTTCAGGATACTGCTACCATCATGTCTTTGGCCCTTGTTAACGAAATCATTACCAACCCAGCTTTCCATGATTATCTAGCTATTCTGAAGGGTGCCCGAAATGGCTTTG
Coding sequences:
- a CDS encoding Maintenance of telomere capping protein 1 gives rise to the protein MASKKSKQEEALKFLDDLDSFAPPPEVASADNGSQPAAGAPGSGNEGEAAEVLAFLDEITQKSTEPTRATTAHISRSGTPTLRKSTERVRLGGGSSLLPSASSSTSSLNRTASSDAQRAREKSESTTSVQSQAQASSGGWGWGSVWSSASAAIQQAKTVVDEQVKHLPKNEQARKWGEGVIEYAKTAQLDKLGQDFKRVGLSTLTDILNVVAPPISEHEVIQVWLSHDMQGYEGIEPLAYRALARILEQVEGGDLVVNRGNESRPKEGSEGRDLNTVDGYEAALKLAQVNIEDVIKKNDKATSTTKNSANATTYSHVYLRIQPFFSTLSQPPTKSETKQEPSQYLQFLIYLDDPEHKLTHVTVTQAVPSKWIALWDEYDWVEDLIADSLRIGVEVIGQEYVVERMGWASKADSLNEEPASTDSTEDKAEGSTIAV